Proteins encoded together in one Mugil cephalus isolate CIBA_MC_2020 chromosome 16, CIBA_Mcephalus_1.1, whole genome shotgun sequence window:
- the LOC125021971 gene encoding alpha-N-acetylgalactosaminide alpha-2,6-sialyltransferase 1-like: MAVQATRTFYLLIVLSVSSVFYFLSWEHSVENACWKTFSGKLSGKKGNSTPRPVVLTTTLQVKKVVSTKANPLTTPKKHQMSTSTNAAAAESPMPVLSKKSFKKLPKWDFEDVYNQDGRPGQRTCPQSLRNSKDESFKKAFLPNIRLFLHKDNINMSEWNRLSHFNNPFGFMEYKYDDVMPSLKLIPKPTEPLLLPKPGGDGCVRCAVVGTAGILNGSNAGADIDSHDYVFRMNGAVTKGFEEDVGNRTSVYVHTAHSITTSIYLFRRYGYMAAPHSEGIKYVLIPEGMRDFQWLEGLLKGESVRAGPYHKKMPRTYYSGQYNESRFYVLHQDFLRYVRNRFLMSPNLNASFWPIVRPTNGAFTLFLALHTCDIVSAYGFMTEDYSKYSNYYFEKEIKTKVIFYSNHDYNLEKKLWKSLHDRKIFKLYQKSESGPEKPKQR, from the exons ATGGCAGTCCAAGCCACCAGGACTTTTTATCTGTTAATTGTGTTATCAGTTagcagtgttttttattttctatcatgGGAACATTCAGTAGAAAACGCCTG CTGGAAAACTTTCTCAGGGAAACTCTctggaaaaaaagggaactCGACTCCACGTCCTGTCGTGTTAACCACAACACTCCAGGTGAAAAAAGTTGTTTCAACCAAAGCAAACCCACTGACAACTCCAAAGAAACATCAAATGAGCACTTCtacaaatgcagcagcagctgagtcGCCAATGCCCGTCCTCTCCAAGAAATCCTTCAAGAAGCTTCCAAAGTGGGATTTTGAGGATGTTTATAACCAGGATGGCCGTCCTGGACAGAGA acCTGTCCCCAGTCTCTGAGAAACTCGAAGGATGAGAGCTTCAAGAAGGCTTTTCTTCCCAACATAcgtttgtttctgcacaaagACAACATCAACATGAGCGAATGGAACCgactttcacattttaacaatccTTTTGGTTTTATGGAGTACAAGTACGACG ATGTGATGCCTTCACTGAAGCTGATTCCAAAGCCAACAGAGCCTCTGCTCCTCCCCAAACCAGGAGGTGATGGCTGTGTGCGCTGTGCCGTGGTGGGTACCGCAGGAATCCTCAATGGATCCAACGCCGGCGCAGACATCGACTCTCACGATTATGTTTTCCG GATGAACGGGGCCGTGACCAAGGGTTTTGAGGAAGATGTAGGAAACAGAACATCTGTGTACGTTCACACGGCCCACTCCATCACCACATCGATATATTTGTTCAGGAGGTACGGCTACATGGCTGCCCCTCACAGTGAG GGGATAAAGTACGTCTTGATTCCTGAAGGAATGAGAGACTTCCAGTGGCTGGAGGGTCTTCTGAAAGGAGAAAGTGTCCGTGCCGGCCCGtaccacaaaaaaat GCCAAGGACATACTACTCAGGGCAGTACAACGAGAGCCGCTTCTATGTTCTGCACCAAGACTTCCTCCGCTACGTACGAAACAG GTTCTTAATGTCTCCTAATCTAAACGCTTCATTCTGGCCAATAGTCAGACCAACCAATGGGGCTTTCACTCTCTTCCTGGCTCTGCACACCTGTGACATA GTGAGTGCATACGGATTCATGACAGAAGACTACAGCAAATACTCCAACTACTACTTTGAGAAGGAGATTAAAACCAAGGTCATTTTCTACAGCAACCATGACTACAATCTGGAGAAGAAGTTGTGGAAAAGCCTTCATGACAGGAAAATATTTAAGCTATATCAGAAATCTGAATCAGGGCCAGAAAAGCCAAAGCAACGTTAA